The Coccidioides posadasii str. Silveira chromosome 2, complete sequence genomic interval ACTTTTCTCTCCATACCGCATCTGTGAATATGGTCTCTTGGGCTCCACATGAACTTGGCTGTGTACTTGCATGTGCCTCTTCAGACGGGCACGTCAGCGTCCTAGAATTCCGGGATAATAGCTGGACACATCAAATATTCCATGCCCATGGTATGGGTGTCAACTCCGTTAGCTGGGCGCCAGCTGCAGCCCCAGGCTCCGTCATTAGCGCGACACCCAGTACAGGACAAATTCGCAGATTTGTAACTGGTGGAAGTGACAATTTAGTAAAGATCTGGGACTACAAGTAAGTCTTGCATTATAATTAACCCATGACTATCCTATCTAACCATCCGTAGCCCCGAAACAAAAACCTATGCCACGTCTCATGTTCTCGAAGGACACACAGGCTGGGTCCGGGACGTCTCCTGGTCACCGAGCATTCTTTCACGGTCCTACATTGCCTCCGCTTCTCAGGATAAGACTGTCCGAATCTGGACATCTGATCCATCAAATCCCAACGAATGGACAAGCCACCAACTTGAATTTGACGCGGTGGTCTGGCGTGTCTCTTGGAGCTTAAGTGGAAATATTCTTGCTATCAGTGGTGGTGATAACAAAGTGAGCTTGTGGAAAGAGAACCTGAAAGGCCAGTGGGAGAAAGTGAAAGATATCGAGGAGTGAGGTGTTGATGTAATGACTGAAAGTATTCTCCTTGTTTTGCATTTTTATAAAGCTTCATAATTCTTTGACAAACAATCGGTGCGTCGATCTCATGGCATACTGCAGGATAAACTGGGAGAAGTCCCAGAAGCAAACAAGCCACCTTAGCGTAACCGGTTTAGCTGCAGGTTTTCGAGAGCCCAATGCAACCACAGGCAGGAAGAACCGAAAAATGCTCTGTGCTGCCTCCGCAAGCACTAATTTTCCTGCTCGCCTGCCAAGCCATATTCCTCACAGCGGTTCCCAGAATATAAATGGGTCCCCATCCCATTCCTGGGacatcatcttcctccatcTTCCCATCATAATTCTACCACCTGGTAGAACTGCGCCTTCATAACCATATGCCCATGTAAAATTCTCTTCCCAGTTGCCGGGCTCCCAGTTTCCTAGAGCACCCGCATCTAGACAGGTCGTAGCCTTGGTCTGTGTATTCATAGATCATGAAACAGACGCGTTTCCAACCAAGGAAGCCCCCTTTCTTCCCGGGCAAACATTCGGAGAATCCCAAGACTTTATGGGTATCGCCATCCCCAAACTGTTCACCGCTAAACCATTCTCGGTTAATGTCATCGGCGGCAGAATATGGGAACTCCCGTTCGAATAACTCCGGCCAGGCCACGGGCCCTACAACCACGTCAAGCAGCTACAAGTTGAAGAATTAGCCTCAGAGACAATTGGTAAAGGAACTCTTTGTTTATCTACCACACCAAATGAGGGAGTTTGTTCCAATGCGTCGAGAAATCAGCACACGTCTGACGATCGATAAGGTCGTCTAGCCCCTAAAGGGATGGATGCACGCTATTAACAGGTTAACCAAGCGCCATAAGATATATACGAAGGTAAATAACACCTACAATAGTAACCGATCCATTTGGAGCCAAAAGTAAGCCTCCTCCCGAAATTTACATGCCAGCCAAGAGGCGGGTCCGTCAGCTTGTAAGACGAATGCAAAGTATACTCCTCTCTGCTTGTCAAATGTCTCTTCCAAAAATTTCTGATATGCAGAAGCTGCTTCAAATCCATTTTGCCCCCTTCAAAATCGAAAATCTTGGTTCTATCCCGACTCCATACGCAATAGCAATATCGTAATCTTCACGCAAAGAGCGAAACGGCCGGTCTTGGCGAAGAGCTAAATGCGTTACGCATACCTGTATCGCGAGAAAGGAATCTGTCGGCTTGAGAGCTCCCGATAGTCTTTGATGCACGCTGTCACAGTGTCCTTCTGTATGCTTAATCTGCGCGGCCAAAAGCCCACCAGACCGCTTCGCATTTTCAGGATCAGAAGAGTTTCGCATACGCTTTGGATATAAATAAGGTTTGTTTGGATGCTTTTTGGGCATCAGCGTCCCCTGCTCGAAATCGATTGCCATAAACTGCTGCATCTCTTCATTCCACAGCATATTTGGCTGATAAAGGTCACCATGAACCACACCCATTTGACGCAGTTGTTTTGTGAGCTTGTGCTGGGCTTTGCAGAAAGCCTTGTATTTCTCTCCATCCTTCTCATCGAATCCTTCTATCTGATGCAGGGGCTTTCCAGCTCAAGAAAGCAGTGCACGATTTCAACCAGGCTGTCCATGATTAAAGCATGCTTCAAGTCGACGCCTCCAAAGCAAACAGTGATCTGATTTCCTTGCAGATTCTCCAAAAATGCATACACTTGTGGTTCGTGCCGAAGTAAATCAACTGCTTCAGTAACCGTCCCTTTGCCGCCAAAAGTGTAACCATAAGGAAAAAGAGTCATCGTGAAAAGGGCACCGATTCTTCTACGAATTCACCATAATGAAATGCACCCATCGTCCCGGTCATTGTTCACTTGATTCCGAACAAGCTCTGCAACCTTGGATTTTGGGATTGTGTGGTTGCCATCAGACCCTTCGCTTTCGTGGACCGGAACGTTCGGGCGGTTTCGATCAAGGGGGATTGATTTGCCTAACCGGAAAGGCACCTTTGAGTGCAATATTGAGCTAATGACCGTCGATGTCGCGAGGGAAGGGTGGATCGCTTGGTAGGACGATGGGACGATGGGGAGGAtggagaagaggaaaagtGTAGTTGTACGCTTCCGTACCATTCCAGAGTCTCTCTTGATTATTATGGGTAGGTAACGAGATGGTTAGCCTATCAGGGAAACTATAGAGCGTCCTCGTATAATGTTTCATCAAACACTAGGTCTGCTTGCTTCaacatttatctttcttcgTGGCATGCTTCATGTTAGAATTCAAAACAAAGCTAAAAGTACATCAATCAACTGAACTTGGCCCCAATGCGGATGTCCATGGCCGACTTTTCTTCCTATGAGATGACAGTGAAGCTTTTGACTAGAATCAaggaggaaggaaaaaaaaaaaaaaaaaaaaaagggaaattgAAGAAAGAGACCCATCAGGAAGCAGAATAATGACACAAAAAAGGCCTCATTGGTTTACATCAGAAACCTTGAAAAGTCCGCTACTATCAGAATGTCGGGTATCTGAAAACAGTTCCAGACAGCGCTAATGAGCAGTGTTGAATCGAAGAAGGGAGAATAATCAGACAAAAGGCTGagaccaaagaaaaaaaaaaagggggcaaaaggaaaaaagggcCACCTCCCAACCCACTGTACCCAGAAACGTAAGGAATTGCTCTCAAGCTGAATAGCAGAAATTACAAGTCAGAAGGGAAATCAGTAGAAGTAGAAACTAATTGCCaaacaaaagagaaagagcgCCAAAGGAACAGATTCGTGAAGGCCTGCGACCAGAATTTGACAACAAAGTAGTCCGGTTTTGTGaga includes:
- a CDS encoding uncharacterized protein (EggNog:ENOG410Q59A), which translates into the protein MGVVHGDLYQPNMLWNEEMQQFMAIDFEQGTLMPKKHPNKPYLYPKRMRNSSDPENAKRSGGLLAAQIKHTEGHCDSVHQRLSGALKPTDSFLAIQVCVTHLALRQDRPFRSLREDYDIAIANFWKRHLTSREEYTLHSSYKLTDPPLGWHVNFGRRLTFGSKWIGYYYDLIDRQTCADFSTHWNKLPHLLLDVVVGPVAWPELFEREFPYSAADDINREWFSGEQFGDGDTHKVLGFSECLPGKKGGFLDAGALGNWEPGNWEENFTWAYGYEGAVLPGGRIMMGRWRKMMSQEWDGDPFIFWEPL
- the SEC13 gene encoding GTPase-activating protein S13 (BUSCO:246207at4751~EggNog:ENOG410PGDS~COG:U~BUSCO:10471at33183), producing MAQVITNSGHDDMIHDAGMDYYGRRLATCSSDKTIKIFELEGDSHRLIETLKGHEGAVWCVAWAHPKFGTILASSSYDGKVLIWREQSSAASTGSSWSRVFDFSLHTASVNMVSWAPHELGCVLACASSDGHVSVLEFRDNSWTHQIFHAHGMGVNSVSWAPAAAPGSVISATPSTGQIRRFVTGGSDNLVKIWDYNPETKTYATSHVLEGHTGWVRDVSWSPSILSRSYIASASQDKTVRIWTSDPSNPNEWTSHQLEFDAVVWRVSWSLSGNILAISGGDNKVSLWKENLKGQWEKVKDIEE